The DNA segment AGTAAATGGCTACCCGAGAATCGATCACCCCAAGACCAGCAAAACggatatccaaataacaaaaaatggtGGCCCGAGAATCGATCACACCGAGGCCAATAGAACAGATATCCAAATAAGTAAACGGCTACCTGGGAATTGATCACCCTGAGACCAACAAAATGGATatctaaataaaataacacGTATCCGAATAACAAAAAATGGTGGCACGGGGATCGACCACCTCGAGGCTAATAGAACAGATAtctaaataacaaaaacaaatatcCAAATAAGTAAACAGCTATCCGGGGATTGATAACCCCAAAGCCAATAGAACAGATatccaaataataaaaatggacATCCAAATAAGTAAATGGCTACCCGGGAATCGATCATCCCGATGCCAACAGAACAAatatccaaataacaaaaatggatatccaaataagtaaatggctggtacacgaaatcatgatacacaactcCGTACAGCtgaccaacaagtgcactgggtcatccaagtaataccttacgtgagtaagggtcgatcccacggagattgtcggcttgaagcaagctatggtcaccttgtaaatcttagtcaggcataTTTAAATGGTTATAgggttttaataattaaaggcTGAATAcgacataaaataagatagagatacttatacaattcattggtgggaatttcagataagcgtatggagatgctttgttcctcctgaatttctgctttcctattgccttcatccaatcattcatactcctttccatggcaagctgtatgtaggtggatcaccgttgtcaatggctaccatccatcctctcagtgaaaatggtcctctacggtttcacgcatggctaatcatctgtcggttctcgatcatgtcagaataagatccattgatccttttgcaccctgtcactgcgcccaacactcgcgagtttgaagctcgtcacagtcatcccatcccagatcctactcggaataccacaaacaaggtttaaactttccgaatctcaagaatgctgcccatttgattctagcttataccacgaagactctgatcgcacGGAATGAAAGctttgttgtcaggagaggcaaccatgcatcgtgaaccatgaggccaagagatacacactcaatctcTTGCagatagaacagaggtggttgtcatgcacgcgttcataagagaggataatgatgagtgtcacgtaTCATCACATCTACCAGGTTGAAGtatgagtgaatatcttagaataagaataagcttgaattgaatagaaaacagtagtaattgcattgattcatgaggaacagcagagctccacaccttaatatatggtgtgtagaaactccatcgttgaaaatatataagaacaaggtcacggccatgcctcccaaatagCATAAAACAAacgaaaaagggttcaaagacctgatcccaagatcaaagatgatcaaaagatcacagatgatcaaaaagatgaaaatacaatggtaaaaggtcctatatatagtgaactagtaacctagggtttacagaaataagtaaatgatgcagaaattcacttccggggcccacttggtgtgtgcttgggctgagcattaaagctttcacgtgcatagacttttcttggagttaaacgcccagagctggcgtttaactctagcttttatgccagttctggcgtttaacgctagaaaagggtctctgaccggcattttgacgccaatttgggccatcaaatctcgggtaaagtatggactattatccattgctggaaagcccaagatgtctactttccaacacaattgacaGCGCAcgaattgggcttctatagctccaaaaaatccactttgagtgcagggaggtcagaatccaacagcatcttcagtcctttttcagcctctgaatcagatttttgctcagatccctcaattttagccagaaaatatctgaaatcacaaaaaaatacacaaactcatagtaaagtccagaaatatgatttttgcataaaaactaataattatatactaaaaactaactaaatcatactaaaaactacctaaaaacaatgccaaaaagcgtataaattatccgctcatcaacggcTACCCGGGAATCGATCACCCCGAGGCAACAAAACggatatccaaataagtaaACGGCTACCCGGAAATTGATCATCCCGAGACCAACAAAATAGATATCCAAATAACAAAACggatatccaaataagtaaACGGCTACCTGGGAATCGATCACCCCGAGGCCAACAAAACGAATATCCAAATAACAGAACAGATAGCCAAATATCAAAAAAGGCAGCCCACGGATCGATCACCTCGAGGCCAACAGAATGGATATACAAATAACAAAATggatatccaaataagtaaGACGGCTAACCTCAGAAACCGATCACCTTTGAGGCTAACAAAACGGTAATCCAAATAagctaaataaataaagtattgaAATCAGCCCACGAAGAGGCCTAAAATAAGTTCACAATAACGACTCCAAAAAGGCCATACAAAATAAGCATGAGCTGACGGTCTTCCAACTCGCGGAAAGCCAAATTCACCAACATCCCACCAATCAGTGCATGATGACGTCACGCCCTTTTCAGGCCCCTCACAATCTCTTAAACTACAGAGAACCAAGCTCCCCAACAACTCAGCATTGAGACTAAGCAAGCATGCTCTCATGCTCTAGGGGGAATTGTTCCAAACCTGATCTCCGGGTCCGTCCTCGCAACGGTCACCGAACCTGACAATTCCAAGATGGGGTCATCCTCACAGCCTAAAGACGGATCAATAACTTACAATATCCTGACCCAATATTCGAATTCAAATATCTCCTTTATTTTAAcgagataagataagatgatGACAGCCCAAATCGATCTTACAATCTCTAACCGACATTCGAATTCAAATACTTCCCTTATTTTAGCCagataagataagatgagaTAACTATCACTAGCTATATAAAGGGGAGCCAGAGGTCCCCTCAGGTACGTCACTCATTTCACTCATCTCATACATCTCAGATCCATTCTAATTTGAGCGTTGGaatgtctttgcaggtaccactctCCATTGCTCCAGTCAGATAATCCGCGTGATCGTCTCGACTCACAAATCTCTGATCCATCTCACAACCTATACTAGAGACATCTTGTACAAAagttattttcaatttatttattttatatttaattatttattaaaataaaaaatttaaaatttttatttacagtAACTTTGATATCTATGGTTAGGACACATATTAGCTATTATGTTAACGAGAATATGTTGATATTGTTGATATTGAAAAAATGACAGTGAAGGAGGAGAGATATGGATGATGGATCTAGATAGAAAGATTCCGCTGGAGATTTTGGGACATGCAATGCAACATTGTAGAATTTGTAGTCCTCTTAGTTGGTACGGTTCACATAAAGATAAAGCTGCCCTGCACTTTGGCACTTCCTCATAAAATCACATGTCGGCTAGGTGGAtcctattataaaatttttataattatttttatgtgaagatgcatattttttatcattagataataaattatagaatttaatttttatatattataaaaatattatctttttttaaaatatgatcaaacaaataaatatatttttaatataagactctttataaaaagatatttttaatatctctatttaaataagtacctaatcatttaaattttttttataaaaaataatattatattgacttgcgaagtgaataattatttaccaacaaaaaaaagtgaaattttaattaaaatttgaagtaTACAATTTTAAAGCAGCTTGATCCTACACAAGAGTCATCCGTATTCTACTTGGTTGGTATGCAACTGCCAGAGATAGAGTAAACCACAAAAAATGGGTAGGGAGTTGGAACTTGCTTGGTAAAATGGTCCTACACCCACAGCCACCACATGAAAagttatcaatttatcatggaTGGGTGTGTATGTCGCTCTCAATATAGTATGCTTCTGTGTCATTGATAAGCAATATAATTCATCAAATAACCAATAACTTTGTTCTGgctgttaaaaaaaaaaaccatggCTTAGCTTTTTGAGGATAGGGAACAAAAGAACTAGTGAAGGTCACCAACTCGAAGGAGATGAAGCATTTTTTTGGTTCCAAAGTATATCTATATATGGGTGTCCAATAGattcttttataaatatttaggATTGAATCTTCGAAATTTATTTTAGTGAACAAGTGACTCAAATTAGTTATGTAATTTCAATTATGTAATCATAAAACCAATTTAACTTGCAATAAAAAGCAACTTTAATCGCAAAAATTTACTTAACTGTCAAGTGTCAATATAATATACTATACTGTAATTTCATACTAAGTACGAATACTAGTTAAATCTCTTAACATTTGTTTCACAATCTCTTTGTTGGGGCAAATTTATTTACCATTTTCTATATGGTTTATAATAATAGTCATTGGCTAAAGTTATCCATAATTttaagaacttatttactttagACAAACCATAATTTAGAATATAATTTTAAACATCGAATTAttgttttttaaatgaaaagatattaggtaattattacttttttacttttgtttCGTATTTAAACAATATGAGTTaagttttactttttttttaactaaaactatTGACTCtaacattttcttttcaaatgtttaaaaaaaattgacatacTTACAAATTACGAAATGACACTCAAACTTGATATGATAAAAAAGTTGGATTTTGAATCGAGATTTATTGATTAGATTCGTGAATTGGTGACAatcatttttttacttttttattgtaGAAGGTCAAccctataatttttttaaaccaaataaaaGCATTTATCAAGTTGACTATCtatctcctcttcttttcttattatgTGCAGAATGATTTTTCTTCTTACTATACAAAGTAGTAGAGTAAAACAGTTTCATTTCGAGAATTCAGATAAACAAAAGATGCCAAACTATAAATCACTTGCTATTCGCTGATGATTCCATTCTATTCGATAAAGTCTCAAAAAAAAGTTGTGCCTATATTCTAGAATTATTAGAATTTTATGAGAGCTTTAGTGATAAAAGAGTTAATCTTAATAAATTGAGTCTATTTTTCGGTAATAACACTCTAGTACTAATTAAAACATCCCTAACAATCAAGCTGAATATTTCTCACATAGGTGCACAGGATAAATATTTAGGTCTACCTTCCCTTATCAATCGCTTTAAGGAAGCCACCTTCAACTTCATCAAATATAAGGTTCTCAAAAGGATATAAGAATGAAAAATGTACTTGTTATCTAATAGAGGAAGTCATGTATTATTCCGGGCAGTTGATGAAGCCATACGAATCTATACATTATCATGTTTTAAACTTTCGGACAGTTTGCTAAATGAAATTCATAGTATTCTAACCTAGTTCTGGCGGGGCAGCAAGGTTCTGAAAGACAAATAGTGTGGATTAGTTGGAATAAGATGACTAGGCCTAAGAAAGAAGGTGGACTTGGTTTTACAAATCTTAGGACTCAAAACCTGGTTCTTTTGGATAAATAGTGCAGGAAAATTGTAACTCAATCTAACTCTCTTCTTTCTAAAATACTTAAAGATAAATACTTCAGATTTAATTCTATCTTACAATAGAAATATGAAGCTTAGCTTCTTGGGGTTCACAAAGTATTCTTGAAGGGAGGAGAGTTGTAGAGAAAggtattagttaaaaaataagttCTGGTGATATCTGACTCTTTAGTGAACCATGGCTCCCTCTTCCTTATCCTTTCACTGTTCCACCATTGCGGTACTACTATCAGATAGTTACCATCTGTTATGGGTGAAAGACCTGTTTTTGTCAAATAAATAGTGGAACCAAGCATTAATCTCAAATCTTTTTCCTCCATAAATTACTCAGCGAATCCTTCCCATAATCTCGGGAGAAGGTGAAGACACAATTCAACAATGATGAACAGAGCAAAAATATATGATATTGTATCAGGATAAATGATTGCTTACCAATTTTACTATacttttattgaattttgtccGAACTTCATGTAATAGATGCCAGTTTGGAGTCATCTATAAAAGCTAAAAATTCCTCACAAGATTTTGCTCTTTGCTTTGAAAATCCTCTATGGTAAGCTTCCTGTTTTGCTTCTCATCCACCAGCGATTCTCATCCACAATAGCAACTTGTCCAATCTGCAAGTCAGCACCAGAATCACTCATACACTGTCTATTTTTTGTGTAGATGCTAATCTAGTATGGAAGAAGAGTTCTTTGACTTACCTCATTCCAGACCTCAGATGTTCCTTGTTTTTCGATTAGTAGAGGGATTTTGTGTTACAAACTAGATTTCAGGGAAAAAGCTCTCATAGAGTTCGACTGTTTTTTGTTAAAGCTTGGAATATTTGGAAGGAGAGGTGTCAGCGAGTCTTCGAGTATGTCCAGGAGCCTTCGAAAAAAATGCTAGCAACATCGCTTAAGTTGAACCAGGAGCTATTTATTTTGCCTTATGCATAATACTCTaagatttttttcttgtttatattttaagttattttcttcttataattttatctaGTCGTGAATATTtgggaattttttttatttctcgtGCCTgatttttagatattatatttatttttctattgaataaaatatcactattatcttaaaaaaatagcaaattGAAGTTTTTTTCTTAATGCTTGTTTAGGCgtcattattttgataaaaaaaaatatttttttcaatgaaaaaagattttttttattttttaatgtgtttgataaatttttagtaatataaaagttaaagcactaaaaaataaaaaaatatattttttaaaaagctataatttatatatttttttaaaagattttttttaattttttttcatgtaataaataaagaaaaaattactttcatattgttatacccaaatattattaatagataaatttttttttctataaaatatccaaacataaacttacttttactttttttttttataaaatcttttaaaaaaataattaaaaaaaatctttttttagaCCCAAGCAAATCTTTATTGGTGGTGATAGTGGACTATTGGGCAACAAGGTAATAGGCGCCGCAGTTATTCCCGCTCAAtttcacattttattttttgaaagctTGTCCTCTCTTTTCTCATGCGCGGGCGCCTCCACTCCACAACTCATTCGCCACGTCATCACCGTAAAATTGAATTCCATATGCTACTGCCTTCAAAGTTCAAACCCTATCGTGAAAagctaaaaatagaaaaaaaagaaagaaattaaatttaaacacaTCATCTTCCCCAATCTCTCTCTCGCCTGTTActgattttcttctttcttcactGCAACTTCCTCTGTCTTAAGCAAGACGAAACAATCTCTCACTCTCTCTGCGTGTTCCCCTCCGCTTGTCACAGGTCACAGAAAATAATATCTTATCTTACTAATGTAGAAAAATAacagagaataaaataaaatgttttttatttaatttcttttttcaaaaaagagcAAGAGAACCAAATGCTCCACGCTTTAGTGTGTCAAGCCATGTGAGAGTTCTGACACATTCTCTTCCCCTCCATCGGCAATTCAATTTTGCTGGTCTCTACTGAGTCGCCAACTCGGTGAGTGAACCCAATGGCCTCGTCTTCGCGAGCAAGGAGTAGCTCACCGTTTTCTCACCGCAAATCCTCCACGCCTTACTCCTCCACctcttcatcctcctccttcgtGAACGGAAGGTTAATACCTCGCTCCAgctcctcctcttcctcatcGTTCTTCAACTCCGGTGGCCGATCCATTACTCCGAGTCGTGGTCGCAGCGAGTCAACGTACTATGGTGGCGGCGCACGCAGCTACAGTGGTCGTTCGCCTGTGGCGTTCGGAAATGAGGAGCTGATCGCGGAGCCTTTGGATTCGTCGAGGTCCGCGGACAGCATTTCGGTCACGATTCGGTTTAGACCATTGAGGTAATGCTTAGATCTAGAGTTATGCTTTCAGATCCATTCCCTGCGGGATTGAATAGTTCGATTTTGGCGTTTGTGTCATTTGAAATTTAAACGTCACTGAAAGTGAATGGTGCGGTTGCAGTGAAAGGGAGTATCAGAGGGGAGACGAGATTGCGTGGTATGCCGATGGCGACAAAATTGTCAGACATGAGTATAATCCAGCTACTGCATATGCATTTGGTATTATATATTCCTCTTGTTATCTCTCTTGTCTTATTTTAGGAAGTAAATTTTAGGGTGAATTAGGTGTTTGGGGAAATCTACTGGGGAATTTTATATGATCCCGATATAAGTGAAGAAACTGTGGATGCTGATTCTACAATTATGATTTTGATTTGTGATAGATAGAGTTTTTGGGCCACATGCCAATTCAGAAGAGGTTTATGAAGTTGCAGCAAAACCTGTGGTGAAGGCTGCCATGGAGGGCGTCAATGGTACAAATTATCACTATCTAGATGGATTAACGCAAATCTGTTTtagctttgatcttatttttctGCTTGAGTGAACTGGCATTGCACCGGTATAGTGTTAAGGCAGCTAACAACTAACAGAGTCATGCATTTGGGACGTAACTTTATTCTAAACATTGCAGGAACTGTGTTTGCCTATGGTGTGACAAGTAGTGGTAAGACACATACTATGCATGTAAGTGTCATTCTTTAATACCATACTTTCTCTTATTagagttttttttctctttaaatctGTTTTGTGCTGAAAGTAAATGTCTCCTGTGTCACTCTTATACTGGATTTTGTATTTTAGATCACACATATTGTATCATGTAGTGTTGGTTATTTGTCAAATTAGGATTGTGTGTTGAAGTTGATAGGACATTGTGGCATCGACTTATCCATGTAGCTAACACAACCTAGTGAGATAAACCTTGGTTGTTGTTTGAAAGCAAAAGGAAAATACATTACAAGAAAGTAGATAGTTTAACATTTTGTAATCTGATTCCAAAAAGATTCACAGTgttgattttgttttaaaatactTTCTGCCTGCAACTGCATCGTCTaattcatttacttttcttggtAGAATTTTCTCTCAAGTTCTGTTTTGATCATAATATGTGCAGGGAGACCAACATTCTCCAGGTATCATACCTCTGGCTATAAAGGATGTTTTCAGCATGATCCAAGATGTAAGATATTCTCCAAACTTAGTAAACATGGATCGTTTCTTTATTGTGTGGGTTACTTTTAATTACCTGTGCAGCATTGTGCGCCACTATTGTTCATTttaatgttatattttgaagTAAAAACTACAAATCGTGTTTTTGTACCTGCTTTGATAATTTTTGTGAATATGTGTTTGTGTTGGTTACTCTCTGTCTCTTGTAATTGAAGCCATCTACTTGTCACTCTCTTGAAAAGTTGAACATCATTAATACTTTTTACCTTGGTTAATATTTATGCCTTTGTTGAGTTATTCACAAGAATACATAAGCTCTATGCTTTGATTGGAAGCTGTAACTAATAGTTACTCGCTTACAGCAACATTATTTGAAAATCTGATTATACCTTTTCTGCAGACCCCAGGAAGAGAATTCTTGCTGCGAGTATCatatctagaaatatataatgagGTAAAAAACAATTCTTTGTTCCATCATCTTGGAGCTGAACTAGGTCTTGCACATTAAAAAATGATACCTTGGCAGCAGCCTTTTCCCCCCTATCCTCTGCCTCTTTGTGTCATTGATTATCATTTATCATATTGTATTTAGTTTATAAACTATTTTGTTTTAATAGATGTGCGCTGGCTGTTTCTACTTGTTGTCAGGTGATCAATGATTTGCTTGATCCAACTGGCCAAAATTTGCGAGTTAGCTTTGAACAAAAACTGGTGTGGTGTGGCCATGGCTGATAAACTGGTTGATGTTCAGTTATGATGTTGGATtcttataatttctttttccatcatcctctcttTAAGCTTACAATATAGTATCGTGATTGCAGGTTTATTATTTGAAGATTAAGTCTTCATTTATTACACTCCTATTCTATGATttacaaataataaaagaaattatttctATATGTTAAATcgtgtttttgttttttcattaaagaaaatttaattacaatatCTGTGATTggaagaaaatttgaaataattgtcAATTTTGAATTTGAGACAGTTTCTTGTTTTCTTAAGTCCAATTTGGGAtatatttgatttgttgttcCTCCTTTATTCCAGGGAACGTATGTGGAGGGTATAAAGGAAGAAGTTGTTTTATCTCCAGGACATGCACTTTCTTTTATTGCTGCTGGAGAAGGTACTTATGTTGACACTGACAGTGACAGTCACATATACCCAAgttattattgttttaattgAACTTTTAATAATATACTATTCGGTAGTCAGCTAGTCATGATTAATGATAAGTTGAGAACATTCTTTAACACGGTTTTGCTTGGATGGCAGAGCATCGTCATGTTGGATCAAACAATTTTAATCTGTTTAGTAGTCGGAGTCACACGATATTTACATTGGTAAGCTACTAACATGGTTGATATGGTAGTGTTAAAATTGCCATCTAATAACCGTTTTCTACACTTCAATTTTAAGAGTTAATACTAAGAGTGTATTTGCTATAGTTTTTGGGGGAAAAAATCtggaattttataaattataatttttatgtaatttagaATGTTGAAACTtgagatttaaaaattgaaaatcaacCTTTTTGCGATTCTGATTTGTTATGATACTTTTGCAGATGATTGAAAGCAGTGCCCATGGCGATGATTATGATGGAGTGATCTTCTCTCAGCTTGTATGTGaaacttatttataaattattacttGGAGGTGTCCATATTCATAGTTGATGAACAACCATTCTCAGTCtcatcttatttttctttttattatctttCAGAATCTAATTGACTTGGCTGGATCTGAGAGCTCAAAAACTGAAACAACTGggttaagaagaaaagaaggatcTTACATCAACAAAAGTCTTTTGACCCTTGGAACTGTAGGTGTCTTCCTATACAATTCTTTATATATTTGGCCTTCGATAAGTTTTTCTTGGGCCATGTTTTATTTGCTACCGAGACCTCTAGTTGTATATAATAAGCATGCAGTAACTCTGATAAAGATATAGTTATTACTGCATAAAATTGAtgtatttctaattattttatttattttttgggtaAGCGAGTTAGCCAGAAATCATTGCATCAGTAAAGTAGATTATGTTAAGTGTTAGTGAGATGATATTTATCACTGAACGGATTGTCAAAAACAGCCATGCTTAGTTGTGCAAATGCTTGTTATTTGTTTGGTTGGAACTGGAGATAGATGAAAATTGCTTACCCTTTCTTTTGCCAGCTATTGTTGTTTTGGGTATTGGGATGCATGATTAAGGTTCGAATTTTATGGTTTCAATGTGAAGGTTATAGGAAAACTGAGCGAGGGGAAGGCATCTCATGTTCCGTATCGAGATTCAAAGCTAACCCGGCTGCTGCAGTCCTCTCTTAGTGGGCATGGTCATGTTTCAGTAAGTTTCGGATTCTACAAACTTCTTTGTTGATTAGATGGTTTAACCGTCCTTTTATTATGTACAAATGCCGAGTTATTATTCTATTTCAATATGTCATTTACATCGATGGGTTGTGCATATTTGAACattaatatttgtttaaataCGACAATTTCAGCTTATATGCACAGTTACTCCAGCATCCAGTAATATGGAGGAGACTCATAATACTTTGAAGTTTGCCAGCAGGGCAAAACGAGTAGAAATATATGCCTCACGCAATAAGGTTAGCTGAAACTATTAATTTACCTATATGCCTTACATATAAGCATTTTTTGGAGGTACCTGATTTTTTATGGAAATATATGTCAACAGATTATCGATGAAAAATCTCTAATTAAGAAATACCAGAGAGAAATTTCAGTTCTTAAACTCGAACTTGATCAGTTAAAGAAGGGCATGCTTGTTGGTGTCAATCACGAGGAGATTCTGACGTTAAAACAGAAGGTTTTAGCTTCCTCTGATACTACTTTCATAATATGATGGTTTTTTAGTACCGTACTTCTGTGATTGTGTGTAACCATTTCTGTCATGCTTTCGTCATTAGTTGGAAGAAGGTCAAGTGAAAATGCAATCAagattggaagaagaggaagaagctaAAGCTGCTCTAATGAGTAGGATCCAGAGGCTAACCAAACTCATTCTGGTATCCTCAAAGAATGCAATTCCTGGATATATAGCGGATGTTCCCAGCCACCAGCGAAGTCTTTCTGTTAGCGAGGATGATGTGAGCTCCTCCTTCGATTAAGTGTCCAGAATGTTATACTGTTTGCTACACTTAAAATTCTAAGTGCTTGGTTTTTTGGCTCAATATTATTTGCCGTAAAACTGCTTTAGCACATTTAACTTTCTCATGATATTCTATCCATATAGCTgacaaattttatgattttactgCTGGTAGACATTGAAGTTGTTCTAGgtagttattttttgtttcttctcgTCACCGATTTAGTACTTGAAACTAAAATTTGTGTGTTCATGATCGATGGATAAAACCATTTCACGAGAACCATTTGTGTGTGTCTCTTT comes from the Arachis duranensis cultivar V14167 chromosome 7, aradu.V14167.gnm2.J7QH, whole genome shotgun sequence genome and includes:
- the LOC107458982 gene encoding kinesin-like protein KIN-7D, mitochondrial; the encoded protein is MASSSRARSSSPFSHRKSSTPYSSTSSSSSFVNGRLIPRSSSSSSSSFFNSGGRSITPSRGRSESTYYGGGARSYSGRSPVAFGNEELIAEPLDSSRSADSISVTIRFRPLSEREYQRGDEIAWYADGDKIVRHEYNPATAYAFDRVFGPHANSEEVYEVAAKPVVKAAMEGVNGTVFAYGVTSSGKTHTMHGDQHSPGIIPLAIKDVFSMIQDTPGREFLLRVSYLEIYNEVINDLLDPTGQNLRVSFEQKLGTYVEGIKEEVVLSPGHALSFIAAGEEHRHVGSNNFNLFSSRSHTIFTLMIESSAHGDDYDGVIFSQLNLIDLAGSESSKTETTGLRRKEGSYINKSLLTLGTVIGKLSEGKASHVPYRDSKLTRLLQSSLSGHGHVSLICTVTPASSNMEETHNTLKFASRAKRVEIYASRNKIIDEKSLIKKYQREISVLKLELDQLKKGMLVGVNHEEILTLKQKLEEGQVKMQSRLEEEEEAKAALMSRIQRLTKLILVSSKNAIPGYIADVPSHQRSLSVSEDDKFDAPRDGGLIENESQKDASASSKWNGEFSPASSTVTESTQAGELISRTKLAAGGMTMSDQMDLLVEQVKMLAGDIAFSTSTLKRLMEQSVNDPESYKTQIDNLERDIQEKRKQMRVLEQRITECGESSVANSSLVEMQQTVTRLMTQCNEKAFELELKSADNRVLQEQLNDKCNENKDLQEKVKVLEQQLAAVASGTSSERPISRGHIDELKKKIQSQEIENEKLKLEQVHLSEENSGLRVQNQKLSEEASYAKELASAAAVELKNLAGEVTKLSLQNAKLEKELMAARDLVNSRSAVMANGVNRKYNDVRSGRKGRFSSRANEISGAGLDDFESWSLDADDLKLELQARKQREAALEAALAEKEFMEEEYRKKADEAKKREEALENDLANMWVLVAKLKKEGGAAPESNIDKKNDGAEHMDNPKTDDVENIEPKEQVLDVSKPDIDIPKDEPLVARLKARMQEMKEKELKNHGNGDAISHVCKVCFESPTAAILLPCRHFCLCKSCSLACSECPICRTNITDRLFAFTP